Sequence from the Sphingomonas sp. SORGH_AS_0950 genome:
ATGAGCATCGTGATCGGTCGGTTCAAACTGTCGAGGCAGGGCGGATGGGAAGGCGAGATCCAGACGCTCACCATCAGTCGCAAGGTCCGCCTCGTGCCCAATGACGACCGGACAAGCGAGCGCGCGCCGGCTTTTCGGGTGTTGCTGGGCGGGCAACGGATCGGCGACGCCTGGGAAGAGCGGTCGCGAGGGGAGACGCCGCGCGACTATGTGCGTGTCATTCTGGACGATCCGCTTTTCCAGCATCCGCGGAAAGCCGCGCTGTTTCCTGACGTCGAGGGCAGCACCGCCAGCCTTATATGGGATCGGAGTTACCTATGATCGAGCAAGACCATCTAGAAGGCGCGAGTGTGCCAACGTCCTTGGTTACTGACCGTCTCCTTCGTCTCCATGAGGTCAAGCAACGCGTGGGTCTCAGCAAGACGACGATCTACGCCCTCATCGCAGAGAAGCGGTTTCCGAAGCCCCGGAAGATCAAACCGGCAATGGCGCGGTGGAGTGAAAGGGACATCGACGCCTGGATTTCATCCACGGCAGTGGATTGATGATATTGCCGTCCCACTTGGTAACGTGCTGCGATGCGGTCGCGACTTCTAATTGTGATGGTTGAGTGGGAATCGAAACGGGTTCTCAAAATCTGGCGCTGTTGGGAATGGAACTCTACAGACCGGCTGCATCCATTTTCGGTGCTTCGTAATCCCCGTCCTCCCCCGGAAAGCGCAGCAGCTTCTCAAAGCGCCCATCCGCCTTCGCCAGTGACCAAATGAGGCTCTGCCCTGCGGGCAGGACGTTAGGCTCCATAGCAAATACCGGAGACGCGAAAGCCGCCTTCGCGTCAATGAGCCGCCAACCGCGGTCTTTGAACATTGAAAGCATATCGTCGAGAAACAGGCCGGTAGTCAGTCTATGATGGATTAGGATCGTATGATCGATCGAGTGTCCGAAAAGAGATTGCGCCAGACTGTCATAGAAGCTCGCGCGATCCCAGACATGATCTAGAGGCTGTTATGAACCTGCAGAGATAGCAGCCGCCTGTTTCATCATGATGCAGGCGAAAGCGACGATGTGAAGTCCGGCGAGTGTTTGAGCATAGCGTTCATAGTCCTTGACGAGACGGCGGAAGCGGGTTGCCCAGGCGAATGACCGCTCGACGACCCAGCGGCGCGGCAGGAGAACAAAGTCGCGCTTGGCCTGCGGCAGTTTGACGACTTCGAGCGCGATGCCGTGTTTGTCTGCTGCATCGGCGGCCCGCCCGCCGGTATAGCCCTGGTCCACCCAGGCCAGCTCGACCGTGTCGCCGGTGACCGCCTGTACGGTGCGGGCGAGCCGCTCCACCTTGCCGCGATCCTCGGCGCTGGCTGGCGTGACATGGAGGGCCAGCAGATGGCCCAGCGTATCGACGGCCATGTGGATCTTCGAGCCCTTCTTGCGCTTGGTCCCGTCATAGCCGGCCCGCTCGCCGCTCTCGGGCGTCGATCGAAGCGTCCGGCTGTCGATGATCGCAGCGGTCGGCTCGGCCTTGTGCCCCGCTGACAGCCGCAGCACCGTGCGCAAGTCGTCCACCAGCGCCTCGAAGCAGCCCGCCGCCAGCCAGCGCTGTGTCTGCTGGTACACGGCTGCCCAGGGCGGCAGATCGTTCGGCATCCACCGCTATGGCGCGCCCGTCTTAACAATGTAGCGAAGGCCGTTGAACACCTCCCGCAGGTCATGCTCCCGCTGCCCGGCATCCTCGCGTTGCAGCAACAGGTACGGTGCAACCAGAAACCATTCCTCGTCGCTCACGTCAGACGGATAGGACTTGCGGCAAATGCTCATCCCAGCGCGGATGAATTAGCCGGTCTCACAAGTCCATAACAGCCTCTAGGAAGCGTCGCTATAGAAAAAACTGTTGGCAACGCGACAGTCGTAAGCGGCAAAAACGAGGAGACGACACAGCCCATCGCCGAAGGAACGCTGATCTTCAGCGTCATAGGGTCGGCAAAGAATGACAATCCGAAGACACGCCGCCTGCGGATCATTCTGCGCGCGTGGCAGCAAATCCCGCCATGGCCGGTTCGATCAAGGCGGTCAGTTCCTCGCGCGTCGCGCCATCGCGCGCCTGGAAGGAAATGGCCTGGAGAATGCCGTGATAGAATGCGGCCAGCGAGTCCACCTGGGTATCCGCCCAGAGTTCGCCTTCGGCAACGGCGCGGGACAGACGGGTGCGAATGAGACGGTGCGTCTCACGCCGCGCCTCCAGCAAGCGGGCACGGGCCGCCTCATTCTCGGGCAGACAATTGACCACGCCGAGGATCAGGAAACAGCCGCCCGGACGAGAAGACAAGGCGACGTCGATGCTACCTTTCAGCATCGCCCGAAGCGCGTCGCTCACAGCGGGGGTCTCGTTCAGCGCCCGCATCGGAGGGGTGCCGACCGTGGCGATATAAAGATCCACTGCCTCCAGAAACGCCGCTTCCTTCGACCCGAAGGCAGCATAGAAGCTCGGCGGCGTGATGCCGATGGCGGTCAGAAGGTCGTTGAGCTGAGCGCCCTCATAGCCCTTGCGCCAGAACACCTCCATCATGCGCTCCAGCGCCTGATCACGATCGAAACTGCGGGGGCGTCCTCTGGGTGCAGCCATGATAAATCTTTCTGTATCAGCGTTTATATAAATTCGTTGACCACCGCAGACAAGCGGGATAGCTATTTCTGTAGTCATTTATATAGAAAGGTTATCCGGCCATGGCGGCAGGCTCGCATGTTGAAACCCCGGCACCGACATTCGAACATGCGCCCAGCTCCGCCAAGGTGCCCGCGTTCGTCTATCTGCTTGCGATCGTGATTTTCGCCATCACCACCTCAGAGTTCATGGTGGCGGGGTTGATGCCGACGCTGGCGCAAGCCTTTTCGGTTTCGGTCGGCGAGATCGGCTATCTCATCTCCTTTTTCGCGCTCGGCATGGCGATCGGCGGACCACTCGCGACGGCGGGAATGCTGGCCGTGCGAAGCCCGAACAAGCCGGCATTGCTCGCCATGCTCGTCCTGTTCCTGGCTGGCAGCCTCCTCGCCGCGCTCGCACCGAACTACGCGGTCATGGCGATCGCGCGCACCGTGCAAGGTGTCTCCAGCGCGGCGTGTTTCGGCATCGCCATGACGATCTGCGCGGAATTGGTCCGTCCGGATCTGCGTGGTCGCGCCGTCTCCTTCGTCCTGGCGGGGCTGACGCTTTCGCCTATCCTCGGCGTGCCGGCGACGAGCCTTGTCAGCCAGAGCTTCGGCTGGCAGGCCGCGTTCTGGGGGATCGTTGCACTGGCCGTGCTGTGCATCCCGATCATCGCTTTCGGCGTTCCCGCCTCGAAGCGGGGGGCAGCCATCGATCTTGACGCCAGCCTGGCCGATCTGAACAATGGCCGACTTTGGGCGGCCTACACGACCAGTGGCCTCGTCATCGGCGCGACCTTCGCGGCGTTCAGCTATTTCACGGCGATCTTCACCGAAGTGGCTGGACTGCCGCAAACGGCGATCCCGCTGCTGCTGGCTGCCTATGGCGTTGCAAATATCGTTGGCAACCTTGTCGTCGGACGATTTGCCGATCGCTTTACAATTCGGGTTCTCGTCTATGGCCTGATCGTCCTGGCGGCGGCGCTGGCGCTGTTCGCGCTGTTCGCCACCAACGCCATCATCAGCGTCCTGGCCTTCCTTGTGATCGGCGTTACCGGCGTCTCGCTCAATCCCGCGATGGTGGCGCGCGTCATGCGCACCGCGCATCCGGGACCGCTCGTCAACAGCATGCACGCCTCTATGATCACCGGCGGTCTGGCGCTCGGCACATGGGCCGGTGGCTTCGGCATCGACGCCGGGCTGGGCTTGCGATCACCGCTGTGGATCGGGTTCGGATTGGCGCTTCTTGGCCTGCTTAGCCTCGCTCCGCGGAACCTTCGCCAGATCGCACCGGCATAAAACCCGATCATCGCCGATATGCTGCCGTCTCAACAAGCGCGAAAGCTTCGCGTACGCCACCGCCACCCACTAGAGCAAATTCCGATCAGTCTGCATCGTAACCGGCAGCGGCGAAGTAGTTGGCGCACTCGGCATGCGTGAACGTGTCGATGGCGGCACCGATGGCGCGGTACAGGTCGTCGCGGGTGCGGGCGGCGGCTTTGCGCAGGAGCGCCTTGAGCTTGGACCCCGTTCGACGAACAGGTCGGCAAGCGACGCCAGCACGTCTTCGTGGTTGAGCCGACGCGCGACGATCAGCGCCAGGCATTCCCGGCTCGCCTCGTCGATGATCGTCAGGATCCGGAACTTGCGCCCGTCATGGGTTCGGCCCTCGACGAAGTCGTAGGCCCAGACATGCCCTGGATATTCCGGCCGGAGCCGGATGCACGAGCCGTCGTTCAGCCATAGCCGTCCTCGCTTGGGTTGCTTCTGCGGTACCTTCAGGCCCTCGCGCCGCCAAATCCGCTCCACGCGTTTGTCGTCTAATCGGTCAAGCCGTTTGCCAAGGTGCTCGT
This genomic interval carries:
- a CDS encoding MFS transporter; this encodes MAAGSHVETPAPTFEHAPSSAKVPAFVYLLAIVIFAITTSEFMVAGLMPTLAQAFSVSVGEIGYLISFFALGMAIGGPLATAGMLAVRSPNKPALLAMLVLFLAGSLLAALAPNYAVMAIARTVQGVSSAACFGIAMTICAELVRPDLRGRAVSFVLAGLTLSPILGVPATSLVSQSFGWQAAFWGIVALAVLCIPIIAFGVPASKRGAAIDLDASLADLNNGRLWAAYTTSGLVIGATFAAFSYFTAIFTEVAGLPQTAIPLLLAAYGVANIVGNLVVGRFADRFTIRVLVYGLIVLAAALALFALFATNAIISVLAFLVIGVTGVSLNPAMVARVMRTAHPGPLVNSMHASMITGGLALGTWAGGFGIDAGLGLRSPLWIGFGLALLGLLSLAPRNLRQIAPA
- a CDS encoding AlpA family transcriptional regulator yields the protein MIEQDHLEGASVPTSLVTDRLLRLHEVKQRVGLSKTTIYALIAEKRFPKPRKIKPAMARWSERDIDAWISSTAVD
- a CDS encoding DUF736 family protein, giving the protein MSIVIGRFKLSRQGGWEGEIQTLTISRKVRLVPNDDRTSERAPAFRVLLGGQRIGDAWEERSRGETPRDYVRVILDDPLFQHPRKAALFPDVEGSTASLIWDRSYL
- a CDS encoding TetR/AcrR family transcriptional regulator, with protein sequence MAAPRGRPRSFDRDQALERMMEVFWRKGYEGAQLNDLLTAIGITPPSFYAAFGSKEAAFLEAVDLYIATVGTPPMRALNETPAVSDALRAMLKGSIDVALSSRPGGCFLILGVVNCLPENEAARARLLEARRETHRLIRTRLSRAVAEGELWADTQVDSLAAFYHGILQAISFQARDGATREELTALIEPAMAGFAATRAE